A genomic segment from Solidesulfovibrio sp. encodes:
- a CDS encoding SpoIIE family protein phosphatase, which translates to MTGEEVFVEVEAAQRNRYGEDICGDAFKTLRLADEGRTIAVLSDGLGHGVKASILSLMTATMALKYTASDTDIVRAAEVIMDALPVCQVRKISYATFTVVDIRADGGARVVEMDNPPITLVREEQAVNLDFEEVSSPRYNDRVIRVYDLALRPGDRLIFTSDGITQAGLGSERLRLGWRIKGCREFALEEVARDPKISARSLSQKILAQGLRQEPFQRAYDDMTAAVIYLRRPRRTIILTGPPYAAGRDKEFAEALGDFDGRKIICGGTTANIVGRELGRAIRDSLRGGGGGDIPPAADMDGVDLVTEGILTLTRTAQLLESDETPREKNPATLLYNILLDSDSIEFVVGARINEAHQDPNLPIDLEIRRNIIKRIRNVLEGKYLKETTMRVF; encoded by the coding sequence ATGACGGGGGAGGAGGTCTTCGTCGAGGTGGAGGCGGCGCAGCGCAACCGCTACGGCGAGGACATCTGCGGCGACGCCTTCAAGACGTTGCGCCTGGCCGACGAGGGCCGCACCATCGCCGTGCTCTCCGACGGGCTGGGACATGGGGTCAAGGCCTCGATCCTGTCGCTGATGACCGCGACCATGGCGCTCAAGTACACGGCCAGCGACACGGACATCGTGCGCGCCGCCGAGGTCATCATGGACGCGCTGCCCGTGTGCCAGGTGCGCAAGATCAGCTACGCCACCTTCACGGTGGTGGACATCCGGGCCGACGGCGGGGCACGGGTGGTGGAAATGGACAATCCGCCCATCACGCTGGTGCGCGAGGAACAGGCCGTGAACCTGGATTTCGAGGAAGTGTCCTCGCCGCGCTACAACGACCGGGTGATCCGGGTCTACGACCTGGCCCTGCGCCCCGGCGACCGGCTCATCTTCACCTCGGACGGCATCACCCAGGCCGGGCTGGGTTCGGAGCGGCTGCGCCTGGGCTGGCGCATCAAGGGCTGCCGGGAGTTCGCCCTGGAGGAAGTGGCCAGGGACCCGAAAATTTCCGCCCGTTCCCTGTCCCAGAAGATCCTGGCCCAGGGGCTGCGGCAGGAGCCCTTCCAGCGGGCCTACGACGACATGACGGCGGCGGTGATCTACCTGCGCCGGCCCCGGCGCACCATCATCCTGACCGGCCCCCCCTACGCCGCCGGCCGGGACAAGGAATTCGCCGAGGCGCTGGGGGATTTCGACGGCCGCAAGATCATCTGCGGCGGCACCACGGCCAACATCGTGGGCCGGGAGCTCGGCCGGGCCATCCGCGACAGCCTCCGGGGCGGGGGCGGCGGCGACATTCCGCCGGCGGCGGACATGGACGGCGTGGACCTGGTGACCGAGGGCATCCTGACGCTCACGCGCACGGCCCAACTGCTCGAAAGCGACGAAACGCCGCGCGAGAAAAACCCGGCCACCCTGCTCTACAACATTCTCCTGGACAGCGACTCCATCGAGTTCGTGGTCGGCGCGCGCATCAACGAAGCCCATCAGGACCCCAACCTGCCCATCGACCTGGAGATCCGGCGCAACATCATCAAGCGCATCCGCAACGTGCTGGAAGGGAAATACCTGAAAGAGACCACCATGCGGGTGTTTTGA
- a CDS encoding [Fe-Fe] hydrogenase large subunit C-terminal domain-containing protein, producing the protein MLKHYPIYTIETECQDCYRCLRHCPVKAIQVEGGRATVVPELCIACGQCVAACPSHAKQVRSDMFAVFKLLRSNRPVYVSLAPSWVAEFPDVSPQAMIAALRRLGFSGVSETALGAQEVSAAVALALAKGGPRLMLSTACPAAVDFIRGYMPELVPNLSPLLSPLLSHCRMLRRAYGPTAGVVFFGPCVAKKTEADNHPGLLDAAMTFTDLRAMLRQENIHPASLVPGPADAFMPHAAKEGALYPIEGGMSDTVKAYTGNAQVCFTTLSGIPTIEAALQGIQNHVLPRPVFVEMLACVGGCVRGPCVSSHRPRLLDQLDVFNRAAKPLPDTPVRPPAVSIAERKNPAPVDLPVYSEDQYVKVLRLIGKFTPEDEINCGGCGHESCRGLARAMLEGLAEPSMCVHFLRKRATRKANALLRCIPAGVVIADNRLHIIECNEHFARLFGEDVVMAYEASPGMEGATLEKIVPFISLFRRALETETDIHRDALRQDDRVFSVTIFTIEPRNVIGGVIFDVTGSELRRDEIAQRAREIIRKNLETVQEIACRLGENMADTEILLRSLSEGFSSGARALSEKELRGRRS; encoded by the coding sequence ATGCTCAAGCACTACCCCATCTACACCATCGAAACCGAGTGTCAGGACTGCTACCGTTGCTTGCGCCACTGTCCGGTCAAGGCCATCCAGGTGGAAGGCGGCCGGGCCACGGTGGTGCCGGAGCTGTGCATCGCCTGCGGCCAGTGCGTGGCCGCCTGCCCGTCCCACGCCAAGCAGGTGCGCAGCGACATGTTCGCCGTGTTCAAGCTCCTGCGTTCCAACCGGCCCGTCTATGTCTCCCTGGCCCCGTCCTGGGTGGCGGAATTCCCCGATGTCTCGCCCCAGGCCATGATCGCCGCCCTGCGGCGGCTGGGTTTTTCCGGGGTTTCGGAGACGGCGCTGGGGGCCCAGGAGGTTTCGGCCGCCGTGGCCCTGGCCCTGGCCAAGGGCGGCCCCCGGCTCATGCTGTCCACGGCCTGCCCGGCGGCGGTGGATTTCATCCGGGGCTACATGCCCGAACTCGTGCCCAACCTTTCGCCGCTGCTCTCGCCGCTTCTGTCGCACTGCCGCATGCTGCGCCGGGCCTACGGCCCCACGGCCGGCGTGGTCTTTTTCGGCCCGTGCGTGGCCAAGAAAACCGAGGCCGACAACCACCCGGGGCTTCTTGACGCGGCCATGACCTTCACGGATCTGCGGGCCATGCTGCGCCAGGAAAACATCCACCCGGCCAGCCTCGTGCCCGGCCCGGCCGACGCCTTCATGCCGCACGCCGCCAAGGAAGGGGCGCTCTACCCCATCGAGGGCGGCATGTCCGACACGGTCAAGGCCTACACCGGCAACGCCCAGGTCTGTTTCACCACGCTCTCGGGCATCCCCACCATCGAGGCCGCCTTGCAGGGCATCCAGAACCACGTGCTGCCGCGGCCGGTCTTCGTGGAGATGCTGGCCTGCGTGGGCGGCTGCGTGCGGGGGCCGTGCGTGTCCAGCCACCGGCCGCGCCTGCTCGACCAGCTCGACGTCTTCAACCGGGCGGCCAAGCCCCTGCCGGACACTCCGGTGCGCCCGCCGGCGGTGTCCATCGCCGAGCGCAAGAACCCGGCGCCCGTGGACCTGCCGGTCTACAGCGAGGACCAGTACGTCAAGGTCCTGCGGCTTATCGGCAAATTCACGCCGGAAGACGAGATCAACTGCGGCGGCTGCGGCCACGAATCCTGCCGGGGCCTGGCCAGGGCCATGCTCGAAGGGCTGGCCGAACCGTCCATGTGCGTGCACTTCCTGCGCAAGCGGGCCACGCGCAAGGCCAACGCCCTGCTGCGCTGCATTCCGGCCGGCGTGGTCATCGCCGACAACAGACTGCACATCATCGAGTGCAACGAACACTTCGCCCGGCTTTTCGGGGAGGACGTGGTCATGGCCTACGAGGCCAGCCCGGGCATGGAAGGGGCGACCCTAGAAAAGATCGTGCCGTTTATTTCCCTGTTCCGCCGGGCGCTGGAAACCGAGACCGACATCCACCGCGACGCCTTGCGCCAGGACGACCGGGTCTTTAGCGTCACCATCTTCACCATCGAGCCGCGAAACGTCATCGGCGGCGTCATCTTCGACGTGACGGGCTCGGAGTTGCGCCGGGACGAGATCGCCCAGCGCGCCCGGGAGATCATCCGCAAGAACCTGGAAACCGTGCAGGAGATCGCCTGCCGGCTCGGCGAGAACATGGCCGACACGGAGATCCTGCTGCGTTCGCTGTCCGAGGGCTTTTCCAGCGGCGCCCGGGCCCTTTCGGAGAAAGAACTGCGGGGACGGCGGTCATGA
- a CDS encoding (2Fe-2S) ferredoxin domain-containing protein, producing MKHEIVICMGSSCFARGNKKHLLMIEQYLADHGLSDSVVLTGSRCEDQCRTGPNIRIDGQLYGEINGERLMELLSRHLSQ from the coding sequence ATGAAACATGAAATCGTCATCTGCATGGGCAGTTCGTGTTTCGCCAGGGGCAACAAGAAGCATCTGCTCATGATCGAACAATACCTGGCCGACCACGGCCTGTCCGACAGCGTGGTCCTCACGGGCAGCCGCTGCGAGGACCAATGCCGCACCGGGCCCAACATCCGCATCGATGGCCAGCTCTACGGTGAAATCAACGGCGAGCGGCTCATGGAACTGTTAAGCCGCCATCTTTCCCAGTAA
- a CDS encoding RidA family protein, with protein MTPRRNISSGSKWEPLLGYSRAVVAGNTVYVSGTVGVAADGSVPEGAYAQTKRALEIIRDALAQAGAELSGVVRTRLFLADMADFDAVAKAHGEVFGAIRPATTIVEVAKLVDAAFVVEVEAVAVL; from the coding sequence ATGACACCGCGCCGCAACATTTCCTCGGGTTCCAAGTGGGAGCCGCTGCTGGGCTACAGCCGGGCCGTGGTCGCCGGCAACACCGTCTACGTCTCGGGCACGGTGGGCGTGGCCGCCGACGGCTCGGTCCCCGAGGGGGCCTACGCCCAGACCAAACGCGCCCTGGAAATCATCCGCGACGCCCTGGCCCAAGCCGGCGCGGAGCTCTCCGGGGTGGTGCGCACCCGGCTGTTTTTGGCCGACATGGCCGACTTCGACGCCGTGGCCAAGGCCCACGGCGAGGTCTTCGGCGCGATCCGGCCGGCGACCACCATCGTGGAGGTGGCCAAACTCGTGGACGCCGCCTTCGTGGTGGAAGTCGAGGCCGTGGCCGTCCTGTAG